A genome region from Excalfactoria chinensis isolate bCotChi1 chromosome 26, bCotChi1.hap2, whole genome shotgun sequence includes the following:
- the HMG20B gene encoding SWI/SNF-related matrix-associated actin-dependent regulator of chromatin subfamily E member 1-related: MAHSAKQPPAVMLHATGKAQHGNFLVAIKQEKGEAARASGEKPHGEEEPVKKRGWPKGKKRKKILPNGPKAPVTGYVRFLNERREQIRTQHPELPFPEITKMLGAEWSKLQLSEKQRYLDEAEREKQQYMKELREYQQSEAYKMCTEKIQEKKIKKEDAGSAAANTLLNGHPHKAGECSDAFSTFDVPIFTEEFLDQNKAREAELRRLRKMNTEFEEQNAILQKHTESMNCAKEKLEQELAQEERQTLALQQQLQSVRQALTTSFASLPIPGTGETPTLSTLDFYMAKLHSAIESNPLQHEKLVVRIKEILSRIASEHL, from the exons ATGGCCCACAGCGCGAAGCAGCCGCCCGCAGTGATGCT GCACGCCACAGGCAAGGCCCAGCATGGCAACTTCCTGGTGGCCATCAaacaggagaagggagaagcGGCTCGTGCCAGCGGCGAGAAGCCGCACGGTGAGGAGGAG CCGGTGAAGAAGAGGGGTTGGCCAAAGggcaagaagaggaagaagatcCTTCCCAACGGCCCCAAGGCTCCGGTGACGGGCTACGTGCGATTCCTGAACGAGCGGCGCGAGCAGATCCGCAcgcagcacccagagctgccctTCCCGGAGATCACCAAGATGCTGGGGGCCGAGTGGAGcaaactgcagctctctgagaAGCAG CGCTACCTGGACGAAGCAGAGCGGGAGAAGCAGCAGTACATGAAGGAGCTGCGGGAATACCAGCAGTCAGAGGCGTACAAGATGTGCACGGAGAaaatccaggagaaaaagatcAAGAAAG AGGACGCCGGCTCTGCGGCAGCAAACACGCTGCTGAACGGGCACCCGCACAAG GCCGGCGAGTGCAGCGATGCCTTCTCTACCTTCGACGTTCCCATCTTCACGGAGGAGTTCTTGGACCAAAACAAAG cccGGGAGGCCGAGCTGCGGCGCCTGCGGAAGATGAACACGGAGTTTGAGGAGCAGAACGCCATCCTGCAGAAGCACACGGAGAGCATGAACTGCGCCAAGGAGaagctggagcaggagctggcGCAGGAGGAGAGGCAGACgctggccctgcagcagcagctgcagtcgGTGCGGCAGGCGCTCACCACCAGCTTCgcctccctccccatccccg gCACTGGGGAGACCCCGACGCTGAGCACCCTGGACTTCTACATGGCCAAGCTGCACAGCGCCATCGAGAGCAACCCGCTGCAGCACGAGAAGCTGGTGGTCCGCATCAAGGAGATCCTGTCCCGCATCGCCAG TGAACATTTGTGA